Proteins co-encoded in one Lineus longissimus chromosome 11, tnLinLong1.2, whole genome shotgun sequence genomic window:
- the LOC135496329 gene encoding uncharacterized protein LOC135496329 isoform X2 gives MNVPGSVVIRHEIAGVAQEQKSRSGTGVVGDKFSSEPDSEHSASISTESAFKPPESYHIPTSGSFPHTSGPAVCVVQMPQSYTNLPLGQGQGQLPDYFPERSGHVTVSDQERFVRSVDLVDIGGVQSVQMPFTVPSVSVPIMMQSQSVPVSSPSPMATINQTSFQQQTVPIQGKICAVMAPSEDLHICGRCKLQFNNVDHFIRHKQQGCQISRPVSQQEVVMRPQVQQQPLISQQEQESLSGPTSDETTSNITVVSEISESQVGAPQVGGDSMPSEPRLDVPVHQTPEVIQPEPMEQEIERLLEESHTAKNLPKPKQPSSRLAPVKKYSCEFADCTYMTAYQKDLERHWRVHTGDRPYHCEHCERSFTRLDHLKLHKYSHTGGKPYQCPQCNYSTAEKSALKKHIRIHTGEKPYKCQMCPYASRNSSQLIVHLRSHTGDAPFQCHICPSKFKINSDLKRHMRTHTGEKPFSCDMCDYKCAVKGNLQIHVKINHSGDNQYKCEEQGCDFAISSQKLLREHQKIHLGDQHSFQCGECQYLCSTKSSLRNHMVTHSEERPFKCGYCTHSSKQRGNMKNHLMRKHPEQLPLRKRKKEKADTLKKSPHKTRPLCKTSFDCSVCGDGFVREDSYKSHMKQHKELAIVMEDTALAVLQLQTPVTNIVRACAASGGETQEATVSSSSEAEARGEGVRDLRQFVHEGSDGPLKVFEVSGGKASVGAVTEQAPGTVLVDNRNAQLVTSNQPGYVSMESSFIQGNAPAVILESSSGKQIVVQVSGAPPGPQSQMVPGGHMVTVPAGGNLNYVPKGTPQTLSENHLTTVQNVLASGSVAEPSFYTTAAFPSTGIERVQQVGQIQSVYSNTTTTAVASFSSVPQQMSTAAVSSGQGHLQSTVQPLPVSNSPQIRQFTSASSSISNVPPQGRRVRRRTMSTNSAIKITHTPLKKTKKQTVRSILSPSSQTSAAAISHQPVMQIPGPSPQVVYRSTRDNAGIVSDGNSVQVQSHGLPGHQVVVQVPVGENTRAVDGSGRPVFVQTPNSDCHFVGPSAPQNQTVQMQGSDSRVGVNQPVVMQVPQNQTVQMQGSDSRVGVNQPVVMQVPVSVDNPSLPMQMSPGMVPPGQSQMMLAMSPGTESGICYRLVPQVAAPDGSITYSLLPQPYMPRENQALSPVTSQPASQVQVVPPLVQPYAENSEVKNHLEERQAQNNREIQGIEMDASWSWPFEDELDESEL, from the exons ATGAATGTTCCTGGATCAGTTGTCATCAGGCACGAAATTGCTGGAGTTGCACAAGAGCAGAAAAGTCGAAGTGGAACTGGCGTTGTCggtgacaaattttcttctgAACCTGACTCAGAACATTCTGCAAGCATATCTACAGAGTCCGCCTTCAAGCCGCCAGAATCTTACCATATTCCAACATCCGGCTCATTTCCACACACTTCCGGACCTGCTGTTTGCGTTGTGCAAATGCCACAGTCTTACACCAATTTACCGCtcggacaaggacaaggacaactTCCCGATTACTTCCCCGAACGCAGTGGCCATGTCACTGTCAGTGACCAGGAACGATTTGTGAGATCTGTTGACCTCGTTGACATTGGTGGTGTCCAATCAGTTCAGATGCCCTTCACGGTTCCATCAGTGTCCGTACCTATCATGATGCAATCGCAGTCGGTTCCCGTCTCTTCTCCCAGTCCCATGGCGACAATTAATCAAACATCATTTCAACAACAAACCGTACCGATACAGGGTAAGATTTGTGCAGTAATGGCTCCCTCTGAAGACCTTCATATCTGTGGTAGATGCAAGCTCCAGTTCAACAATGTGGATCACTTTATTCGTCACAAACAGCAGGGTTGCCAGATCTCGAGACCAGTGAGCCAACAGGAGGTTGTGATGAGGCCACAAGTACAGCAGCAGCCTTTAATTTCTCAACAGGAACAAG AGTCTCTCTCAGGACCCACTTCAGATGAAACCACTTCCAATATTACTGTTGTATCTGAAATTAGCGAGTCCCAGGTTGGAGCACCCCAGGTTGGAGGTGACTCCATGCCTTCAGAACCAAGGCTAGACGTACCTGTCCATCAGACTCCAGAGGTCATCCAGCCTGAGCCAATGGAACAAGAAATAGAAAGGTTGTTGGAAGAAAGCCACACAGCAAAAA ACTTACCGAAACCAAAACAACCAAGTTCCCGACTGGCCCCAGTAAAGAAATATTCGTGTGAATTTGCCGACTGTACGTATATGACTGCCTATCAGAAGGATCTGGAGAGGCACTGGCGAGTTCATACAGGGGACAGACCATATCACTGTGAACACTGTGAGAGGAGTTTCACACGCCTTGATCATCTGAAACTGCACAAATACTCACATACAGGGGGTAAACCGTACCAGTGTCCACAAT GCAACTATTCCACCGCTGAGAAAAGTGCTCTAAAGAAACACATTCGAAtacacacaggagaaaaaccatacaA GTGTCAGATGTGTCCCTATGCCAGCAGGAACTCCAGCCAGCTGATCGTCCACTTAAGGTCTCACACGGGTGATGCGCCGTTCCAGTGTCACATCTGCCCATCCAAATTCAAGATAAATTCCGATCTAAAGCGTCATATGAGGAcccacacaggagagaaaccattcagTTGCGACATGTGTGACTACAAATGTGCCGTCAAAG GCAATCTCCAGATCCACGTGAAGATCAACCACTCCGGAGACAATCAGTATAAATGTGAAGAGCAGGGCTGTGACTTTGCCATCTCCTCTCAGAAGCTGCTACGGGAACACCAAAAGATACATCTGGGCGATCAACACAGCTTTCAGTGCGGCGAATGCCAGTATCTCTGTAGCACAAAATCATCGCTCAGAAACCACATGGTCACTCACAGTGAGGAGCGGCCGTTCAAATGTGGCTACTGTACGCATTCGTCTAAACAGCGCGGGAATATGAAAAATCATCTCATGCGTAAACATCCAGAACAGCTGCCGTTGCGGAAGAGGAAGAAGGAGAAAGCTGACACGCTTAAGAAATCACCGCATAAAACTCGCCCGTTGTGTAAGACGTCTTTTGATTGTTCTGTTTGCGGGGATGGGTTCGTCCGGGAGGATTCTTATAAAAGCCACATGAAGCAACACAAGGAGTTGGCGATCGTGATGGAGGATACGGCGCTGGCCGTGTTACAGTTGCAGACACCCGTTACGAATATTGTGCGAGCTTGTGCTGCCTCTGGTGGTGAAACCCAGGAGGCGACAGTGAGCAGTTCAAGTGAGGCGGAAGCGAGGGGTGAGGGAGTGCGAGATCTGCGGCAGTTTGTTCATGAGGGGTCGGATGGACCCCTTAAGGTTTTTGAAGTATCTGGAGGAAAGGCTAGCGTCGGTGCTGTCACCGAGCAGGCACCTGGAACTGTGCTTGTTGACAATAGGAACGCTCAGTTGGTGACGTCAAATCAGCCTGGATATGTTTCAATGGAGTCTAGCTTCATTCAAGGTAACGCGCCAGCTGTTATCTTAGAGAGCAGCAGTGGGAAACAAATAGTGGTGCAAGTCAGTGGGGCCCCGCCCGGGCCTCAGAGTCAAATGGTGCCAGGTGGTCATATGGTGACTGTACCAGCTGGTGGAAATCTTAACTATGTACCCAAAGGCACACCACAAACTTTAAGCGAGAATCACCTGACTACGGTGCAGAATGTCCTTGCCTCAGGAAGTGTGGCAGAGCCTTCTTTCTACACAACGGCAGCATTCCCCTCCACCGGAATCGAACGGGTTCAACAAGTTGGGCAGATCCAATCTGTTTATTCTAACACAACGACAACAGCAGTGGCAAGTTTCTCAAGCGTTCCACAACAAATGTCGACTGCTGCTGTTTCTAGCGGGCAAGGCCACCTGCAGTCTACAGTTCAGCCTCTGCCGGTCTCAAACTCTCCACAGATTCGACAGTTCACTTCAGCTAGCTCTTCCATTTCTAATGTTCCACCCCAGGGCCGAAGAGTTAGGAGGCGGACTATGTCAACGAACTCTGCCATCAAAATCACACATACTCCtctgaagaagacgaagaagcaGACAGTGCGTAGTATTTTAAGTCCGAGTTCTCAAACGAGTGCAGCAGCCATCAGTCATCAACCCGTCATGCAGATACCGGGACCAAGTCCTCAAGTCGTATATAGGTCAACGCGGGACAACGCAGGTATTGTAAGTGATGGTAATAGTGTCCAGGTGCAATCTCATGGCCTTCCAGGACATCAGGTCGTCGTACAGGTCCCAGTTGGTGAAAATACTCGGGCTGTTGACGGTTCAGGGCGCCCTGTTTTCGTTCAGACGCCAAATAGTGACTGCCACTTTGTCGGGCCTTCTgcgcctcaaaaccaaacagttcAAATGCAGGGGAGTGATTCGAGAGTCGGTGTGAATCAACCTGTCGTGATGCAGgttcctcaaaaccaaacagttcAAATGCAGGGGAGTGATTCGAGAGTCGGTGTGAATCAACCTGTCGTGATGCAGGTTCCAGTGAGTGTCGATAATCCATCCCTACCGATGCAGATGTCACCTGGGATGGTGCCGCCCGGGCAGTCGCAGATGATGCTGGCAATGTCGCCTGGAACCGAGAGTGGGATTTGCTACAGATTGGTcccacaggtggcagcacctgatgGCAGCATCACCTATAGCCTTCTTCCTCAACCGTATATGCCGAGAGAAAACCAAG CCTTGTCTCCAGTCACAAGTCAACCTGCATCCCAGGTCCAGGTGGTACCTCCGCTTGTCCAACCCTATGCCGAAAATTCCGAGGTCAAGAACCATTTAGAAGAACGACAGGCACAGAACAATCGCGAGATCCAG
- the LOC135496329 gene encoding uncharacterized protein LOC135496329 isoform X1: protein MNVPGSVVIRHEIAGVAQEQKSRSGTGVVGDKFSSEPDSEHSASISTESAFKPPESYHIPTSGSFPHTSGPAVCVVQMPQSYTNLPLGQGQGQLPDYFPERSGHVTVSDQERFVRSVDLVDIGGVQSVQMPFTVPSVSVPIMMQSQSVPVSSPSPMATINQTSFQQQTVPIQGKICAVMAPSEDLHICGRCKLQFNNVDHFIRHKQQGCQISRPVSQQEVVMRPQVQQQPLISQQEQVTESLSGPTSDETTSNITVVSEISESQVGAPQVGGDSMPSEPRLDVPVHQTPEVIQPEPMEQEIERLLEESHTAKNLPKPKQPSSRLAPVKKYSCEFADCTYMTAYQKDLERHWRVHTGDRPYHCEHCERSFTRLDHLKLHKYSHTGGKPYQCPQCNYSTAEKSALKKHIRIHTGEKPYKCQMCPYASRNSSQLIVHLRSHTGDAPFQCHICPSKFKINSDLKRHMRTHTGEKPFSCDMCDYKCAVKGNLQIHVKINHSGDNQYKCEEQGCDFAISSQKLLREHQKIHLGDQHSFQCGECQYLCSTKSSLRNHMVTHSEERPFKCGYCTHSSKQRGNMKNHLMRKHPEQLPLRKRKKEKADTLKKSPHKTRPLCKTSFDCSVCGDGFVREDSYKSHMKQHKELAIVMEDTALAVLQLQTPVTNIVRACAASGGETQEATVSSSSEAEARGEGVRDLRQFVHEGSDGPLKVFEVSGGKASVGAVTEQAPGTVLVDNRNAQLVTSNQPGYVSMESSFIQGNAPAVILESSSGKQIVVQVSGAPPGPQSQMVPGGHMVTVPAGGNLNYVPKGTPQTLSENHLTTVQNVLASGSVAEPSFYTTAAFPSTGIERVQQVGQIQSVYSNTTTTAVASFSSVPQQMSTAAVSSGQGHLQSTVQPLPVSNSPQIRQFTSASSSISNVPPQGRRVRRRTMSTNSAIKITHTPLKKTKKQTVRSILSPSSQTSAAAISHQPVMQIPGPSPQVVYRSTRDNAGIVSDGNSVQVQSHGLPGHQVVVQVPVGENTRAVDGSGRPVFVQTPNSDCHFVGPSAPQNQTVQMQGSDSRVGVNQPVVMQVPQNQTVQMQGSDSRVGVNQPVVMQVPVSVDNPSLPMQMSPGMVPPGQSQMMLAMSPGTESGICYRLVPQVAAPDGSITYSLLPQPYMPRENQALSPVTSQPASQVQVVPPLVQPYAENSEVKNHLEERQAQNNREIQGIEMDASWSWPFEDELDESEL from the exons ATGAATGTTCCTGGATCAGTTGTCATCAGGCACGAAATTGCTGGAGTTGCACAAGAGCAGAAAAGTCGAAGTGGAACTGGCGTTGTCggtgacaaattttcttctgAACCTGACTCAGAACATTCTGCAAGCATATCTACAGAGTCCGCCTTCAAGCCGCCAGAATCTTACCATATTCCAACATCCGGCTCATTTCCACACACTTCCGGACCTGCTGTTTGCGTTGTGCAAATGCCACAGTCTTACACCAATTTACCGCtcggacaaggacaaggacaactTCCCGATTACTTCCCCGAACGCAGTGGCCATGTCACTGTCAGTGACCAGGAACGATTTGTGAGATCTGTTGACCTCGTTGACATTGGTGGTGTCCAATCAGTTCAGATGCCCTTCACGGTTCCATCAGTGTCCGTACCTATCATGATGCAATCGCAGTCGGTTCCCGTCTCTTCTCCCAGTCCCATGGCGACAATTAATCAAACATCATTTCAACAACAAACCGTACCGATACAGGGTAAGATTTGTGCAGTAATGGCTCCCTCTGAAGACCTTCATATCTGTGGTAGATGCAAGCTCCAGTTCAACAATGTGGATCACTTTATTCGTCACAAACAGCAGGGTTGCCAGATCTCGAGACCAGTGAGCCAACAGGAGGTTGTGATGAGGCCACAAGTACAGCAGCAGCCTTTAATTTCTCAACAGGAACAAG TAACAGAGTCTCTCTCAGGACCCACTTCAGATGAAACCACTTCCAATATTACTGTTGTATCTGAAATTAGCGAGTCCCAGGTTGGAGCACCCCAGGTTGGAGGTGACTCCATGCCTTCAGAACCAAGGCTAGACGTACCTGTCCATCAGACTCCAGAGGTCATCCAGCCTGAGCCAATGGAACAAGAAATAGAAAGGTTGTTGGAAGAAAGCCACACAGCAAAAA ACTTACCGAAACCAAAACAACCAAGTTCCCGACTGGCCCCAGTAAAGAAATATTCGTGTGAATTTGCCGACTGTACGTATATGACTGCCTATCAGAAGGATCTGGAGAGGCACTGGCGAGTTCATACAGGGGACAGACCATATCACTGTGAACACTGTGAGAGGAGTTTCACACGCCTTGATCATCTGAAACTGCACAAATACTCACATACAGGGGGTAAACCGTACCAGTGTCCACAAT GCAACTATTCCACCGCTGAGAAAAGTGCTCTAAAGAAACACATTCGAAtacacacaggagaaaaaccatacaA GTGTCAGATGTGTCCCTATGCCAGCAGGAACTCCAGCCAGCTGATCGTCCACTTAAGGTCTCACACGGGTGATGCGCCGTTCCAGTGTCACATCTGCCCATCCAAATTCAAGATAAATTCCGATCTAAAGCGTCATATGAGGAcccacacaggagagaaaccattcagTTGCGACATGTGTGACTACAAATGTGCCGTCAAAG GCAATCTCCAGATCCACGTGAAGATCAACCACTCCGGAGACAATCAGTATAAATGTGAAGAGCAGGGCTGTGACTTTGCCATCTCCTCTCAGAAGCTGCTACGGGAACACCAAAAGATACATCTGGGCGATCAACACAGCTTTCAGTGCGGCGAATGCCAGTATCTCTGTAGCACAAAATCATCGCTCAGAAACCACATGGTCACTCACAGTGAGGAGCGGCCGTTCAAATGTGGCTACTGTACGCATTCGTCTAAACAGCGCGGGAATATGAAAAATCATCTCATGCGTAAACATCCAGAACAGCTGCCGTTGCGGAAGAGGAAGAAGGAGAAAGCTGACACGCTTAAGAAATCACCGCATAAAACTCGCCCGTTGTGTAAGACGTCTTTTGATTGTTCTGTTTGCGGGGATGGGTTCGTCCGGGAGGATTCTTATAAAAGCCACATGAAGCAACACAAGGAGTTGGCGATCGTGATGGAGGATACGGCGCTGGCCGTGTTACAGTTGCAGACACCCGTTACGAATATTGTGCGAGCTTGTGCTGCCTCTGGTGGTGAAACCCAGGAGGCGACAGTGAGCAGTTCAAGTGAGGCGGAAGCGAGGGGTGAGGGAGTGCGAGATCTGCGGCAGTTTGTTCATGAGGGGTCGGATGGACCCCTTAAGGTTTTTGAAGTATCTGGAGGAAAGGCTAGCGTCGGTGCTGTCACCGAGCAGGCACCTGGAACTGTGCTTGTTGACAATAGGAACGCTCAGTTGGTGACGTCAAATCAGCCTGGATATGTTTCAATGGAGTCTAGCTTCATTCAAGGTAACGCGCCAGCTGTTATCTTAGAGAGCAGCAGTGGGAAACAAATAGTGGTGCAAGTCAGTGGGGCCCCGCCCGGGCCTCAGAGTCAAATGGTGCCAGGTGGTCATATGGTGACTGTACCAGCTGGTGGAAATCTTAACTATGTACCCAAAGGCACACCACAAACTTTAAGCGAGAATCACCTGACTACGGTGCAGAATGTCCTTGCCTCAGGAAGTGTGGCAGAGCCTTCTTTCTACACAACGGCAGCATTCCCCTCCACCGGAATCGAACGGGTTCAACAAGTTGGGCAGATCCAATCTGTTTATTCTAACACAACGACAACAGCAGTGGCAAGTTTCTCAAGCGTTCCACAACAAATGTCGACTGCTGCTGTTTCTAGCGGGCAAGGCCACCTGCAGTCTACAGTTCAGCCTCTGCCGGTCTCAAACTCTCCACAGATTCGACAGTTCACTTCAGCTAGCTCTTCCATTTCTAATGTTCCACCCCAGGGCCGAAGAGTTAGGAGGCGGACTATGTCAACGAACTCTGCCATCAAAATCACACATACTCCtctgaagaagacgaagaagcaGACAGTGCGTAGTATTTTAAGTCCGAGTTCTCAAACGAGTGCAGCAGCCATCAGTCATCAACCCGTCATGCAGATACCGGGACCAAGTCCTCAAGTCGTATATAGGTCAACGCGGGACAACGCAGGTATTGTAAGTGATGGTAATAGTGTCCAGGTGCAATCTCATGGCCTTCCAGGACATCAGGTCGTCGTACAGGTCCCAGTTGGTGAAAATACTCGGGCTGTTGACGGTTCAGGGCGCCCTGTTTTCGTTCAGACGCCAAATAGTGACTGCCACTTTGTCGGGCCTTCTgcgcctcaaaaccaaacagttcAAATGCAGGGGAGTGATTCGAGAGTCGGTGTGAATCAACCTGTCGTGATGCAGgttcctcaaaaccaaacagttcAAATGCAGGGGAGTGATTCGAGAGTCGGTGTGAATCAACCTGTCGTGATGCAGGTTCCAGTGAGTGTCGATAATCCATCCCTACCGATGCAGATGTCACCTGGGATGGTGCCGCCCGGGCAGTCGCAGATGATGCTGGCAATGTCGCCTGGAACCGAGAGTGGGATTTGCTACAGATTGGTcccacaggtggcagcacctgatgGCAGCATCACCTATAGCCTTCTTCCTCAACCGTATATGCCGAGAGAAAACCAAG CCTTGTCTCCAGTCACAAGTCAACCTGCATCCCAGGTCCAGGTGGTACCTCCGCTTGTCCAACCCTATGCCGAAAATTCCGAGGTCAAGAACCATTTAGAAGAACGACAGGCACAGAACAATCGCGAGATCCAG